A part of Anolis sagrei isolate rAnoSag1 chromosome 3, rAnoSag1.mat, whole genome shotgun sequence genomic DNA contains:
- the XNDC1N gene encoding protein XNDC1N, with protein sequence MAPVNIKYVVSFTSQDPKHPVENLLLEEGSLLRPWLCCPRDRSRQLKAELQLEQATRIGYVDVGNCGSAFLQIDVGRSSWAPGQSYLTLLPCTALMTPAEAKGGQNRSGVRMFKEGDFLAPAQAEKWDRVRLTCSQPFNRQAQFGLTFIRIRTPLDTEEAQAAPASSPGKSSAELPSNPWLSNAAICRTFFPEEQAVSEEEVALRSRLQQLSPSSGPGGSPSPCLSRPARMVLKAASSSSSSASRKRTFPLLPDSSPLGAKGAEEKRSSNPGLRSKQESSGRRDGKKTNQRRGLGGNNAGRPRNVSQRKGGGAQDRKRNQQNVERRENEEEEERKGGVSRPEDGVVAIGTCPICAGRFPADALPAHASRCGEEEDLAPSPSSSSSSSSSSWEEGWVQCPICQVPFSASEIETHASGCGDRGSPSWLWAE encoded by the exons ATGGCTCCAGTTAACATTAAATATGTTGTGTCTTTCACATCTCAG GACCCCAAGCATCCCGTGGAGAACCTTTTGCTGGAGGAGGGCAGCCTTCTTCGCCCCTGGCTCTGCTGCCCTCGGGACCGGAGCCGCCAGCTCAAAGCCGAGCTGCAGCTGGAGCAAGCCACGCGTATCGGCTACGTGGATGTGG GGAACTGTGGCTCGGCCTTCCTGCAGATCGATGTGGGGCGCTCCTCCTGGGCCCCGGGCCAGAGCTACCTCACCCTCCTGCCCTGCACGGCCCTGATGACCCCGGCCGAGGCCAAAGGGGGCCAGAACCGATCTGGGGTCCGAATGTTcaaggaag GGGACTTCCTGGCTCCCGCTCAGGCTGAGAAGTGGGACCGGGTCCGCCTCACCTGCAGCCAGCCCTTCAACCGACAGGCCCAGTTTGGCCTCACCTTCATCCGGATCCGGACGCCACTGGACACAGAGGAGGCCCAAGCAGCACCGGCCTCCTCTCCTGGAAAG AGTTCTGCTGAGCTCCCAAGTAACCCATGGCTTTCCAATGCAGCCATTTGCAGGACTTTCTTCCCAGAGGAGCAAGC GGTTTCCGAGGAGGAAGTGGCCCTCAGGAGCCGCCTGCAGCAGCTCAGCCCCTCTTCCGGCCCCGGAGGAAGCCCCTCACCCTGCTTGAGCCGCCCAGCCAGGATGGTACTCAAggccgcctcctcttcctcttcctcggcCTCCCGCAAGAGAACCTTCCCGCTGCTGCCGGACTCCTCTCCCCTTGGGGCCAAGGGCGCAGAGGAGAAGAGGTCAAGCAACCCGGGATTGC GGTCCAAGCAGGAATCCTCTGGAAGAAGAGATGGGAAGAAAACAAACCAAAGAAGAGGATTGGGCGGCAATAATGCGGGAAG GCCCAGGAATGTCTctcagaggaagggaggaggagcccAAGACCGGAAGAGAAATCAGCAGAAtgtggaaagaagagaaaatgaagaggaggaagagagaaagggaggagtgAGCAGGCCAGAGGATGGAGTGGTGGCCATAGGCACCTGTCCCATCTGCGCAG gTCGCTTCCCTGCCGATGCCTTACCTGCGCATGCCTCCAGGTGTGGAGAAGAAGAAGACCTCGCACCCagtccttcctcctcctcgtcctcctcatcctcatcatgGGAAGAAGGCTGGGTCCAGTGCCCCATCTGCCAGGTGCCTTTCTCTGCCTCGGAGATAGAGACCCACGCCAGCGGATGTGGGGATCGGGGCAGTCCTTCTTGGCTGTGGGCAGAATAG